A region of Columba livia isolate bColLiv1 breed racing homer unplaced genomic scaffold, bColLiv1.pat.W.v2 Scaffold_82, whole genome shotgun sequence DNA encodes the following proteins:
- the LOC135578138 gene encoding natural killer cells antigen CD94-like isoform X1 yields MEDEEGYTALNLRPTASVITPGYLSSKKCSAFKAPASCVTVDRASATSPIWQPVAFTFLALCLVLLIGLVALLALFFQISKDPEEGKKLQEMREALCFERKEKNETSCALCPASWQNSGADNCFYISKQKKTWKQSQEFCSSRNSTLLVLKDKAKMISLPQDSQFYWVGLSYISERNSWYWEDGTSFSKEVTNWVVLYDNFFCASLYGQFIYASHSCSTKQLWICEKGAVHFT; encoded by the exons ATGGAGGATGAGGAAGGTTACACTGCTTTAAATTTACGACCCACAGCTTCAGTTATTACTCCTGGATACTTGAGCAGCAAGAAATGTTCTGCATTTAAGGCTCCAGCCAGTTGTGTTACAGTAGACA gAGCCTCTGCCACATCTCCTATATGGCAACCAGTGGCCTTTACTTTCCTCGCTTTGTGCCTGGTGCTGCTGATAGGGCTGGTAGCCCTGCTGGCCTTGT tttttcagatttccaaagatcctgaggaaggaaaaaagctgcaGGAAATGAGGGAAGCATTGTGTtttgaaaggaaggagaaaaatg AAACAAGCTGTGCTCTCTGTCCAGCAAGCTGGCAAAACAGCGGAGCTGACAACTGCTTCTACatttcaaagcagaagaaaacatggAAGCAAAGCCAGGAGTTCTGTTCCTCAAGAAACTCCACTCTTCTTGTActaaaagacaaagcaaagatg ATTTCTCTGCCACAGGATTCACAGTTTTACTGGGTTGGATTATCATACATATCCGAAAGGAACAGTTGGTACTGGGAGGATGGAACATCTTTTTCAAAAGAAGTGACAAATTG GGTTGTGTTATATGACAACTTCTTCTGTGCCTCCCTATACGGACAGTTTATTTATGCCAGCCACTCCTGTTCAACAAAGCAATTATGGATCTGTGAGAAAGGGGCTGTTCATTTCACCTGA
- the LOC135578138 gene encoding natural killer cells antigen CD94-like isoform X2 gives MEDEEGYTALNLRPTASVITPGYLSSKKCSAFKAPASCVTVDRASATSPIWQPVAFTFLALCLVLLIGLVALLALFFQISKDPEEGKKLQEMREALCFERKEKNETSCALCPASWQNSGADNCFYISKQKKTWKQSQEFCSSRNSTLLVLKDKAKMISLPQDSQFYWVGLSYISERNSWYWEDGTSFSKEVTNWLTNERENKLQS, from the exons ATGGAGGATGAGGAAGGTTACACTGCTTTAAATTTACGACCCACAGCTTCAGTTATTACTCCTGGATACTTGAGCAGCAAGAAATGTTCTGCATTTAAGGCTCCAGCCAGTTGTGTTACAGTAGACA gAGCCTCTGCCACATCTCCTATATGGCAACCAGTGGCCTTTACTTTCCTCGCTTTGTGCCTGGTGCTGCTGATAGGGCTGGTAGCCCTGCTGGCCTTGT tttttcagatttccaaagatcctgaggaaggaaaaaagctgcaGGAAATGAGGGAAGCATTGTGTtttgaaaggaaggagaaaaatg AAACAAGCTGTGCTCTCTGTCCAGCAAGCTGGCAAAACAGCGGAGCTGACAACTGCTTCTACatttcaaagcagaagaaaacatggAAGCAAAGCCAGGAGTTCTGTTCCTCAAGAAACTCCACTCTTCTTGTActaaaagacaaagcaaagatg ATTTCTCTGCCACAGGATTCACAGTTTTACTGGGTTGGATTATCATACATATCCGAAAGGAACAGTTGGTACTGGGAGGATGGAACATCTTTTTCAAAAGAAGTGACAAATTG GCTCACAAATGAGAGGGAAAATAAGCTACAAAGCTAA